A segment of the Siphonobacter curvatus genome:
ACATCCACCCCTGCCCACCAGCGAAGTTTCTCCCGATTCGGTTGCTTCCAGACCGTACCGATTTGCGTATACAACCGCTTCCGCTCCGAAGCGGGTCGCAGCCCGATGCCAAGGCCTCCGTACAAGCGTACACTCGTCCACTGATACGCGTACAAAGCATCCACCTGTTCGTAATTGACGGCGTTAGGCAAAAAGTAATTGATCTGATTTCGCACTAGATAATCGTCCCCCAAATGCGACGAGAGGTGATAGACTCGCAATCGCCAGCTGGCATTTCCCCGCTTCAAATTATAAAGCAACCCTACGCGAAAATCGACATTGAACAGATAGCGACGGAATTTATCTTCCTGACTATCGTGAAACATCTCAAACTGGGTATTGGCTACGACGTCCAGAGCCAGTTCGGAAGCCCGACGTTCGTCCCGACTCCAGCGAAAAAAGCCTTTCTGAAAACCAATGGAAAAAGGAGCGAAAAGCCCATCCTTGCTTACCCCTTCTTCCATACGCCGCAACAGGGAGGCACTGGTTTTAGCTTCCAGCGGATCGAGCACGATCGGTTCAAATAAATGGCCCTTGGGCAGAAATTCCGTTTTAGTTTGAGCCTGAACTCCGGAAATTAGCAGGAAGCCTAGCCCCAGAAGGGTAAAGATCGAACGCATGGCGGTATGAAAAAACCGGAGCGTTCAGTGAGAAGCTCCGGTTTTTGAATGAATGATCAGGATAAAGCCGTGAAGTGCTTGAAAAACAAAGGAATGGTTTCGATTCCCTTATAGAAGTTGAACAAACCGTAGTGCTCGTTGGGCGAGTGAATGGAATCCGAATCCAGACCAAAGCCCATTAATACTGTTTTTAGACCGAGTTCTTTTTCAAACAAAGCCACGATGGGAATACT
Coding sequences within it:
- a CDS encoding DUF1207 domain-containing protein, whose product is MRSIFTLLGLGFLLISGVQAQTKTEFLPKGHLFEPIVLDPLEAKTSASLLRRMEEGVSKDGLFAPFSIGFQKGFFRWSRDERRASELALDVVANTQFEMFHDSQEDKFRRYLFNVDFRVGLLYNLKRGNASWRLRVYHLSSHLGDDYLVRNQINYFLPNAVNYEQVDALYAYQWTSVRLYGGLGIGLRPASERKRLYTQIGTVWKQPNREKLRWWAGVDVRMIEQTNFHPGVTAAVGIELGVIERNPLSLAVQAFHGPLPYSTFEQTINNWIGVGFFLNPF